TTTAAAAAATAAACAACATGATAAAAAAACTTTTTGCTGAATTTTTCGGCACATTTTGGCTTGTTTTCGGAGGTTGCGGAAGTGCTGTTTTTGCAGCTGGTGTTCCTGATATCGGAATTGGACTTTTAGGAGTCGCTTTAGCTTTCGGTCTTACTGTTCTTACCATGGCTTATGCGGTAGGACATATCTCGGGAGGGCACTTCAATCCGGCAGTTTCTTTCGGACTTCTGGCTGGAGGAAGATTTCCTGCCAAGGATCTTATTCCTTACATCGTGGCACAATGTCTGGGGGCTATGGTTGCCGCGGGATGCCTGTACACAATCCTTAATGGTGCAGGAGTAGTAGATTTCTCCAAACCGGGTGCTTTTGCTACTAACTTTTACGCAGAAGCCGTTTATAACGGAAAAGCATTCAGCATGGGAGCGGCGTTCCTGGCTGAGTTTTTATTAACTGCCTTTTTCCTGATTGTTATAATGGGTGCTACAGATAAATGGGCAAATGGTAAATTTGCAGGTATCGCTATCGGTCTTACTCTTACTTTAATCCATTTGATCTCTATTCCGATTACAAATACTTCTGTAAACCCAGCCAGATCTCTTTCCCAGGCTGTTTTTGCAGGCGGACTTGCCATGTCTCAGCTGTGGCTGTTCTGGGTAGCTCCAATTCTGGGCGGAATTGTAGGAGGACTAATCTACAAATTCCTGCTTCAGAGAGAAACAGCAGAAGCATAAATAAAACCCCATTTTAATACATACAAAAAACTACCTCAGGCGAGGTAGTTTTTTGTATCTGTCATTTAAACCATTATGTTTTATAAGGTCAATTATATCCATCTCTCCTTGTATAAAGATTTAAAAAATTGAAAATATCATTCTCTAAAAGTGTTATTGACGTTTTGCCATTTCTTTTATCCATTTCGCAGATACTGCAATTTTTTTATCTTTATTTAAATCTTTAAAATTATCACCACCTGTTATTTCTACATCTGGCTTTATGTTTTCAACATATACCTTTCCTGTTCTGTCTACCACATATCCTACCGCCAGATTTATCCCTGAATTTTCATCAATTTTGAACCCCTGATTTGTAGTCGTATATCCTCCAGATTCTTCACCAAACACTTTGGTGTTCTTCCGTCCTATAAAACTTATAGCTGTCATTTCTCCGGAACTTGCTGTATATCCGCTTATCAGAATAGCAACAGGCAGCTGTTTTTTTACAGAATTTTTCAATTTCTTTCTTTTTAACACCTGATTGGCATCAATATAAATTGTTCCATTTTTCAATATCCATTCTCCTTCAGATTTTTTATCTGATGTTACAAAACCTCCCACTTTTTCCTGATCCCCATTAAGGTCACTGATTCCCGCCATCATCGGATACATATTTCCTCCGGTATTGAGTCTAAGATCAATGATCCACCCTTTTATTTTATTTGAGTTTATTTGGTCTATTTCGTTAACAATATTTTCTGCGATACTATCCATTTTTTTTGCCCCGAAATCATTATTTCCGGGTATTCTTATATAGCCGGTATTTTTATCAATTAATGCTGCATAAACCTTATCGTTATCTTTCACCGCATTTTTTATGGTTTCGTTGGTATATTTTGGTCTACTTTTATTCCAGCGGTAATTTTTATTATTGTAGGTTAACCACCCATGGTGATCGTCTATTTTTTCAAATAAATAAGGAAATATGAAAAGAGCATCCTGAATATGATCAGCATCTTTCGTTTTTTCATAGGCTTCTACTTTCAAAGCATTCCAATCTATTTTATTTTTATTCAGTGCATTATCATGAATCAACAATAAAGTTTTATCTAAATATTGTTTAACACTGTCATTTTTAAACACTATTTGTTTTTGAGCATTCAGCAAATTGAAGATACTTAAAACAATAAAAAATATAAGAATTTTGTTTTTCATTGGAAGCTTAGAAATTAGATATAAATTATAGTATTATAAGAAACTGAGTTGATTGATATCAACAAAATTAATGGAACGAATTTACACTATAATTAATCATTCTTTTGATTAATTTTTATCCTTCTACACCTATTGTTAAGTAATTTGAAGTTTCGCTATCGTTTAGATCTTATTTTGGGAGAAATTTTGCCAGACATTTTCTGCAATGTACTTGCTTATGCTCTACTAATGTAAAAAAGAAGCATGAGAAAACCTATGTGGAAAAAGGCTCCTTTACTTTGTCTTTTTAATTTCAAAAGGGTTTTTGAAAATGAGTTCTTCATGTTTACCTTTGATTTCCATTTTACGTTGAAGCAGATTCAGAGCTATTTTTCTGATGAAAAGATCTTTATCATTCAACTTCCAGTAAGAATCTTCATGAAGTTTTTTAGGACTACGGATGAGATAAAACTCCGTTTCCCAGGTATCGGCATTATGATAGAATTCAATGATTCCACAATGCCCCGGAATAAGAGATGCATCTACCATCCCCATTGGAAGCAGAAAACTGAAAGCATTACAAACATAATCTCCACAAGAGATTTTATCGTGTTTCAGAAATTTCTCTCCGGTATCTCTATTAAGATATGATTTTTTAAAATCGTTTTTAAAATCACTCTTTGAAAATTTAATCTCGATTTCATGGCTGAGTCCATCTGCATCAATAGTAAGAATATCTGCCTCCCAATCGGCCTGAAAGTAATTGGTCAGTACGATCTCTTTTTCAAAATCGCAATGAGAATGAATGTAGGCATGAATAAGTTCTTCTATTTTAAGCATTATTATTCTTAATATTTTTCAAAATGGACAAATGTATGAATGATGATGAAGCCAAGAGCCAAGATGCTAGATTTCAGGTTATTTTACTGAATCACCGATCGTTAGTTCTATTTCGCAAAGTAAATTATCAGTATTCACAAAAAATTCACAAAGGAATCCAACCGGCCCTTCACAATTGTCTCCTTTTTTAACTCACCAAAAGACTGCAGCCTCTGATATCAGAATGATCTATTCTACCCAGCACCTGAAATTTATCGCCCGCTATTTTACCCAGATCCTGCGTAGCAATAAAAGAACAGGAATGGGTATTGGCAAGATCGATAATATTGACCGCTCCGGTTCTTCCGTCTTTTTCATAGGCTAAAGGATCTTCAACATTGCGTATCATGATTCTCATCCAATTTGGGCATTTATATTCATTGTTTCCAAGTGAATAAGCTTGTGACAACAGCTCTGTCATTGAATATTCTGAGTAGATTTTATCGGTTTGGAAGCCTTTCTGAAGGATATTCAAAAGTTCATCTTTTGTCATTTCTTCTTTTCTACCTTTCATGCCTCCGGTCTCGATAACGATCAGGTTTTCAAGAAAATTCAGAGATTCTCCGTTTCGCCCAGAATCACAGTAATCTAAAAAGTCCAGCAGGGCAAAAGAAACTCCGAAAAGAATCACTTTTTTATCCTTTAACTGGTTCAAAAGATCAAAAAGGTCGGAATGATTATAAAGAAAGTACCCATTCTCCGGCTTGTCTGATTTTTTCATCAGATAATCTACCATATAGATCAGTGATGAATTCTGTTTTTCCAGATAACTTGGAAGCAATCCCAGGAAGATAAAGTCCTCGGGCTTTCCTATAAACTGTTCAAAACTTTTATAAATACTTTCCTCATATAATTCCGGATCAGCAATGAAATGTCTGGACAGGTTCATCTGAGTGGTTCCGGAGCTTTGAAAGAAAAGATCTGCAGACACATTTTTATCAAGAATCTGATGATTTTTGAACATCTCTATCGGCAGAAAAGGAAT
This genomic window from Chryseobacterium sp. MEBOG06 contains:
- a CDS encoding acyl transferase, with the protein product MEPKDIFNIQTEEDFLNASLKTFRYQYENVEIYRKFVDFLNVNPDEVDHLDRIPFLPIEMFKNHQILDKNVSADLFFQSSGTTQMNLSRHFIADPELYEESIYKSFEQFIGKPEDFIFLGLLPSYLEKQNSSLIYMVDYLMKKSDKPENGYFLYNHSDLFDLLNQLKDKKVILFGVSFALLDFLDYCDSGRNGESLNFLENLIVIETGGMKGRKEEMTKDELLNILQKGFQTDKIYSEYSMTELLSQAYSLGNNEYKCPNWMRIMIRNVEDPLAYEKDGRTGAVNIIDLANTHSCSFIATQDLGKIAGDKFQVLGRIDHSDIRGCSLLVS
- the aqpZ gene encoding aquaporin Z, whose translation is MKKLFAEFFGTFWLVFGGCGSAVFAAGVPDIGIGLLGVALAFGLTVLTMAYAVGHISGGHFNPAVSFGLLAGGRFPAKDLIPYIVAQCLGAMVAAGCLYTILNGAGVVDFSKPGAFATNFYAEAVYNGKAFSMGAAFLAEFLLTAFFLIVIMGATDKWANGKFAGIAIGLTLTLIHLISIPITNTSVNPARSLSQAVFAGGLAMSQLWLFWVAPILGGIVGGLIYKFLLQRETAEA
- a CDS encoding S41 family peptidase, whose translation is MKNKILIFFIVLSIFNLLNAQKQIVFKNDSVKQYLDKTLLLIHDNALNKNKIDWNALKVEAYEKTKDADHIQDALFIFPYLFEKIDDHHGWLTYNNKNYRWNKSRPKYTNETIKNAVKDNDKVYAALIDKNTGYIRIPGNNDFGAKKMDSIAENIVNEIDQINSNKIKGWIIDLRLNTGGNMYPMMAGISDLNGDQEKVGGFVTSDKKSEGEWILKNGTIYIDANQVLKRKKLKNSVKKQLPVAILISGYTASSGEMTAISFIGRKNTKVFGEESGGYTTTNQGFKIDENSGINLAVGYVVDRTGKVYVENIKPDVEITGGDNFKDLNKDKKIAVSAKWIKEMAKRQ